The following nucleotide sequence is from Trifolium pratense cultivar HEN17-A07 linkage group LG2, ARS_RC_1.1, whole genome shotgun sequence.
AAAGATGGATTAGTTGTTCCTTCACCATTTCAAAATCCTTAGCAATAACAGCGCAAAATGTAAAACATGGCCTCGGTGAAAATTTCAAATGAAAGTAGCTTAgtctcaaaagtcaaaacagaCATAATATCCTCAGATAAATTCAAAAAGTTACTTTCTTTTATAGAAAGCCATTGATGTTTGTTCCTCAGATAAATTCAAAAAGTTACTTTCTTTTATAGTTACTTCCTATGTGAAATGAGGAAAATCAGCAAAGAAAAGAAGGCTCGAGGAAGGAGATAGACATCACAGAGTAAGGCTGGAGAAACAATAATAAtcttcattaaaatttaaaatgcatcatggaaataaaatatatagcCTATAGATACAATAAACCTGTTAAAGAACAAGACAAAGAAACCTTTGTTCATTGTGCAAGTCTACATATCTAGTATACAGGTGTTCACTTTGTTTGAATCCAAACTTACTAGGTAGGTAAGGAGACATATTGTCCCAACAATGATGTCCTTCCTTCACTGTATCATCCACTGCATCCGCTACTCAAAAACACAACATAAAGAGGTTTCACACAGCGTCTAGGGCCTCTACACACAGCCACAAATGTCAACATAATAAATAAGTCATGAAACCTACCTAGTATTATGTAAAAATTCCTGCCAAGAGATGCACAAAACCAAGAGTAGATTAAAAAATCCTTAAATTCAtacatcaaatcaaatactATGATGACAGAAACAATAATTGTAAATATCAAAAGTCAAAACTCACAACAATGCTAGGAGATGAAATTTGACACATTATAAAGtattaaaaaatcaaactaGAATAATAGAAAAGTTCTGAAGTAGTGAAGTCAGAAATGTATAACAAATTATTAGGAAGGTACAAATAGGAAGACAATGAATTGCAACAATTCATCTGAAAATCCTGCGGAATTCATACATCTTAGTAAACCAGCTTTCTAGCATCCCCTTTGGTCAATTTTTCTCTCAATTAAAAACTCAAGTCTTGAAATGGGTTGAGTGAATGCAAGCTTGCTCCAGGAACCCTTTTTGACCAGGAAAATGACTTGATTTATGTTCCGCTACCCTTTCTGACCGGGAAAATGAAAAACTGGTGTATAAGATCCTGATAAACCACTTGTGCATCCTTAAGTCTTACATTTTTGCATAGTCCATCGACAAGTATAGTGTATGTATACATATCTAGCTGAATTCCTGGTCTTTGATCTTTGCTAATAATTCAATTGCCTTGTCAAACTGATGGTTTTTCCACAAAGTACCCAATAAAGAATTGTAAGTAACAACATCTGGTTTCACACCCTGTTTTATCATAACAGCTAACACATTTCTAGCTTTTCTCAACTCTCCTTCCTTAGATAAACCATCAATAAGTGTATTAAAAGTATAAACATCTGGGCTGATGTTTTTTAAATGCATTTCTTTGAAGAGATTTGTTGCTTCATCCACCATTTTATTCTTGCATAATCCATTAAGCATGACATTATAGCTACAAACATCAGGAATCACTCCCCGTTGAGCAATAGTGTTGAATACATATTTGGCCTTGTTTACTTCTTTAACCAAGAAATACCCATCTATTAAAGAAGtataagtaacaacatctgGTTTCACACCTTGTTTTATCATAACAGCTAAGACATCTATTGCTTTTCTCACCTCTCCTGCCTTAGATaaaccatcaatcaattgattaaaAGTATGAACACCCGGGCTGATGTTTTTCAACAACATTTCATTTAACAAACTAACAGCTTCTATGAATTGACCGACAATACAAAGGCCATATATTAAAGTATTGTAAGTGACAACATTAGGATAAATATTCTTGACAATCATTTCAGAATATAAATGAAAAGCATCACTCACAAGTTTATCCTTGCAAAGACTATTAATGACTATACTGTACATTACCACGTTTGGTTTAACCATTAACGCTTCAATCTTTCTAAGCAACCGGAGGGCAGCTGTTGTTTCTCCTTTTTTACATAACCCATCAATCAAGATTCCATAACTAATTTGATCAAGCTGAAATCCCTTTGATATAACATTGTCATGAAAATCCAAAGCTTTAATAACCTGACCACTAAGACACATGCCTTTCATAAGTGTATTTATTGTTATCGTATCAAGCTGATAACCTAGCTTGAGAATTTTTGCTAATACAgaaaatgcaaaattgagtTGACTAAGGTGGCAGAAACAATTGAGCAAGATGTTCAAAGTAACAAAGTTAGGTTGAATTCCATTGAGTTCCATTTGATGAGAGAGGGAAATAGCAGTGTGAAACTGCTTGGTTTTAACAAGGGAAGTTAACATCTTATTGAATTCGAAGACGGATGATGGGGTAGGGTTGACATCGAGAATTCCATTGAATGAAAAACcagcatcatcatcaacaacaagatTGTGATTTTTGCACAAAGTACCCAATAAAGAATTGTAAGTAAAAACATCTGGTTTCACACCTTCTTTTATCATAACAGCTAAGACATTTTTAGCTTTTCTCACCTCTCCTTCCTTTGATAAACCATCAATCAATAATAGTAAAAGTAACAACATCCGGGCTGATGTTTTTCAACAACATTTCATTTAACAAACCAACAGCTTCTTTGAATTGACACACAATGCAAAGGCCATATATTAAAGTATTGTAAGTGACAACAGTAGGATAAATATTGTTGACAATCATTTCAGAATATAAATGAAAGGCATCACTCACAAGTTTATCCTCGCAAAGACTATTAATGACTGTGTTGTACATTACCACGCTTGGTTCAACCATTAACTCTTCAATCCTTCTAAGCAACTGCAGGGCAGCTGTTGTTTCTCCTTTTTTACATAAGCCATCAATCAAGATTCCATAACTAATTTGATCAAGCTGAAATCCCTTTGATATAACATCGTCATGAAAATCCAAAGCTTTAATAACCTGACCACTAAGACACATGCCTTTCATAAGTGTGTTCATTGTTATCGTATCAGGCTGATAACCTAGCTTGAGAATTTTTGCTAATACAGAAAATGCAAAATTAAGTTGACTAAGGTGGCAGAAACAATTGAGCAAGATGTTCAAAGTAACGATGTCAGTTTGAATTCCTTTGAGTTCCATTTgttgagaaaatgaaataacaGTAGTGTAATTGTTGATCTTAGCAAGGGAAGTTAATATCTTGTTAAATTGGAATATGGATGGGGTAGGATTGATATATAGCATTCGATTGAATGAAGAAATAGCATTAgtatcatcaacatcaacaacaagaTTGTGATTTTGATGAAATTGGGAATTGGAATGAGCTTGAGAGTTAAATCGACTACGATTGAAATTGGGAATTGGAAAACAGAAATTGTTGGGAGTAGAAAGAGAGATAGCACCGTAACAATTCAACACTGAAAATGACATTCTAACGGCTGTTGGGAGTTGAATGAGATGCTGCTGCTGCTGTGGTTGTTGTAACAAAAGCAACTCAATTTTGGTCTTTTGGAttagattttgatttttcacTTTATCCATTAATGGGAGGATGAATATCtctaaataaaattcaataaaattttatgtcatattttcatattaatttatattttaaataaattttgtttattgtttgaggtaaggttttttttttttttttgaagaggccAAAATGGAGGTAAGGGTTAAAGGAGGTAATGAGTTTAAggtttaaatttcaaatttcgagCACATGATTTTGGCGAAACTCTTCAACCCTTCATAGAAGGTGGTTAGTGTATCTTGTTATGATGCTGGGTCCGGACCTCACACTTTGTACATGGATTAGAGTGCTTCTTGTACTCtctttaataatattattttgcttataaaaaaaaaggtttaaatttcaatgagggtgaaaaaaaaatactaacattaacaacaaattcctaattttttcggttaaagagaaataaataacaTACTTAGAATAAGGCCCGAATATCTTAAAGAGATAATTAtcctaataataacaaacttaaggggccaaaatatctttttgttttaaaatcaaaatttcagtttttttttttttttacatttttttaaaattctttcaGGAGCTGGCCCAAAAGcctgtgggccggcccatgTCGGCCCATGAAAAAACCTGGTCGATAAGGCTCGGCTCACTATTTTTGAAGCCCGGCACGTGTAAATATatagggctaatgggccggcccgatagcccgacccattttgacagcaatacagtagttttttttttttttttacaatagttATTTCCTTCAAATTGaactattacaaaaaataacactGATCCTAATCCCCACAGCCAAATTAACTTGCCAAAATGAGCATGTGATGGTTTTCTCATATTCACATAATTCGGTCTCAATAATGATAGATAGCAATGAAATCTACATATGTTAGATAAGAAATCATGTGTTGATTCTCTCCACATGATTCTCTCCTCAATCCAACTTTTCTTTGCTGCAACACTCTTACTTGATCTGAATGACTGAATGTTAGTAATCATTCTGTAAGTGGTTAAAACCATAGTGAATATGTGAAAAAGAAAAGGCATATATAcagtttgtttaaatgtcattTTGCTTTGACAAGCTTTCATCCATTATTTTTATCCAATATGAATATGTGATTAAAATTAACTAATGAAAGATtaagatctttttttttttttgtcaaagtagcctagtggctagactctcacacatttaaatgtggagaagtgTGGaattcggggttcgaaccccggccacTCCAATAATATCTCTGGTAGCTACCATTTTAGTTACATTTATGGGACGAAAGATTGAGCTTTTAAGTTGGGATTTAGTTAAAAGATTTTGTGCGGGTCCAAAAACAAATGTAACACATTTTTCACAAACTCGAAGAATTTTACAGATAAACCTGTTGGGATATGAAAGGAAAGCCATAGAAACAATTTCAACAAAGAGATAAGATAGAgcaatagaaataaaaaatgcagCAGAGCACATGTAAGCAACCAATTCTAAGTGCTACAAGTGCTTGTTTTGCGAGGAGCTGTTTGTCGTAAGAACGAAACATTTTGCAAGTGCTTTCTTGTTTTGTGCGAAGCATAATTGGATCATACCTTGGTAGTGGAATCATTGGAGTCTTCCATGCAACACTTGAAATAATTGGACACCAACTCTGCGATCAAATGTTCAGCTTAGTACAATCCTCACTAGTTCTATTGAAACGAGAAAACAAAATTGGCCACGTAATAAAGAGAAAAATCCAGAATCAACTCAACTCCAGAAATTTACAACCAGCTCTTTTGAAATTAAGCTATATCTTACACACATCTTTAAAATACACTGTCAAAAAGGCAAAGAGAGTTATCAGCTTTTGGTAAATGAAATGCCATATGAAGAACTGAAGAAAAGCAAACAACAATTAAGAAAATAACAGACAAAGAAAG
It contains:
- the LOC123904800 gene encoding putative pentatricopeptide repeat-containing protein At1g12700, mitochondrial, giving the protein MDKVKNQNLIQKTKIELLLLQQPQQQQHLIQLPTAVRMSFSVLNCYGAISLSTPNNFCFPIPNFNRSRFNSQAHSNSQFHQNHNLVVDVDDTNAISSFNRMLYINPTPSIFQFNKILTSLAKINNYTTVISFSQQMELKGIQTDIVTLNILLNCFCHLSQLNFAFSVLAKILKLGYQPDTITMNTLMKGMCLSGQVIKALDFHDDVISKGFQLDQISYGILIDGLCKKGETTAALQLLRRIEELMVEPSVVMYNTVINSLCEDKLKLLVC